The following are from one region of the Coffea eugenioides isolate CCC68of chromosome 2, Ceug_1.0, whole genome shotgun sequence genome:
- the LOC113763781 gene encoding beta-taxilin isoform X3, which yields MMTLIWLRRKVKKQRRWWRDQKMLNPVVEMHKSRKIVKILENLIVISQVHKLIARGCLHQEMLKTTKKQSEATEGKRKNAKRTFKSEKEFLEFTLKYQHVLAERDSAIAVRDKLESLCRELQRQNKTLMDECRRVSTESQNLRQDLSNKFQDAIKEVSNKLDEQKDECLSQLKENEMLKYKLKELADQYALSEQQHAQKLKQKELELQLADLKLKQHEEKLVQEQSQMKLYAEQVSHLLATEKNLRLQLTADGDKFQQFQEALMKSNEVFETFKQEIEKMAKSIKELKKENAFLKNKCEKSDISLIELVEERELLKKQLERTRNQKEKLEALCRSLQAERKANSTGSSSSDAVSV from the exons ATGATGACCTTGATTTGGTTGAGGAGAAAAGTGAAGAAGCAACGGCGGTGGTGGCGGGATCAGAAAATGCTGAATCCAGTCGTGGAAATGCACAAGTCGAGGAAGATTgtcaaaattctggaaaat CTAATAGTGATATCTCAGGTCCACAAGTTGATAGCAAGGGGATGTCTTCATCAGGAAATGctgaaaacaacaaaaaagcaGTCA GAGGCTACTGAAGGGAAACGTAAGAATGCCAAGCGCACATTTAAATCAGAAAAGGAGTTTCTGGAGTTCACTTTAAAGTATCAACACGTTCTTGCTGAAAGAGATTCTG CCATTGCTGTTCGAGATAAACTTGAGTCACTGTGTCGAGAATTGCAACGTCAGAACAAAACGCTGATG GATGAATGCAGACGTGTGTCCACAGAGAGTCAGAATTTGAGACAAGATCTGTCAAACAAGTTCCAAGATGCCATTAAA GAAGTAAGCAATAAGCTGGATGAACAGAAAGATGAATGTCTGTCTCAGTTGAAAGAAAATGAGAT GCTAAAATACAAGTTGAAAGAACTTGCTGACCAATATGCACTATCTGAACAGCAACATGCCCAGAAG TTGAAGCAAAAGGAACTTGAACTTCAGCTTGCTGATTTAAAACTTAAGCAACATGAGGAGAAATTGGTCCAGGAACAGTCACAGATGAAATTGTATGCTGAGCAGGTGTCACATCTATTAGCAactgaaaaaaatttgagattaCAGTTGACAGCTGATGGAGACAAATTCCAGCAATTCCAG GAAGCATTGATGAAAAGCAATGAGGTCTTTGAAACATTCAAGCAAGAAATAGAGAAG ATGGCCAAATCAATTAAGGAACTTAAAAAGGAAAACGCATTCTTGAAGAACAAATGTGAGAAATCAGATATATCTCTCATAGAGCTTGTTGAGGAG CGTGAACTCCTAAAGAAACAGCTGGAGAGAACAAGGAACCAGAAGGAAAAACTGGAGGCTTTATGCAGGTCACTTCAAGCAGAGAGAAAAGCAAATTCCACTGGGAGCAGCAGCTCAGACGCAGTTTCAGTTTAG
- the LOC113762637 gene encoding transcription factor GTE6 isoform X1 — protein sequence MMEKVDVSNLRARNAEVVGTDAEMDKVKHSVDKLSMEVDNLDQRVNEVERFYSSKSVNQPSTSWSTSSRNNKDRERYAPSFKKLQQDASRREAAAAKRMQDLMRQFGSILRQITQHKWAWPFMQPVDVEGLGLDDYYEVIDRPMDFSTIKNQMEAKDGTGYKHVREICADVRLVFTNAMKYNDEKSDVHGMAKTLLAKFEEKWLQLLPKVIEEETRREEEEAEAQLNMQLAKQAAHAKTARDLSNELNEVDSQLEELRDMVVKKCRKISLEEKRNIGIGLSKLRPEDLTKALEMVAKTNSKFVLRDEDLELDIDAMSESTLWRLKFFVKDALRVQGRGSSNCEENKADNRKPATKLSNNPVSKTKKDTSNALANTAKKRNKMPAP from the exons ATG ATGGAAAAAGTGGATGTATCAAACCTGCGTGCTAGGAATGCAGAGGTGGTAGGTACTGATGCTGAAATGGATAAGGTCAAGCACAGTGTTGATAAGCTATCCATGGAAGTTGACAAC CTTGATCAAAGAGTGAATGAAGTTGAGCGGTTTTACTCAAGTAAAAGCGTAAATCAGCCAAGCACGTCCTGGAGTACCTCTTCAAGGAACAATAAAGATAGGGAAAGATATGCGCCCAGCTTTAAGAAGCTACAACAGGATGCGTCACGCAGAGAAGCAGCTGCTGCAAAGAGAATGCAAGACCTTATGCGCCAGTTTGGATCGATACTACGTCAG ATCACTCAGCACAAGTGGGCGTGGCCATTTATGCAGCCTGTTGATGTTGAAGGGCTGGGCTTGGATGACTACTACGAG GTCATTGACAGGCCCATGGATTTTAGTACAATAAAGAATCAAATGGAGGCCAAGGATGGTACGGGTTACAAGCATGTTCGTGAGATATGTGCAGATGTGAGGTTGGTGTTCACAAATGCGATGAAGTACAATGATGAAAAGAGTGATGTTCATGGGATGGCCAAAACATTGTTGGCAAAGTTTGAGGAGAAGTGGCTACAATTGTTACCAAAAGTCATTGAGGAG GAAACGAGACGTGAAGAGGAGGAAGCAGAGGCACAGTTGAATATGCAGCTTGCTAAGCAGGCAGCTCATGCCAAAACAGCTAGAGATTTAAGCAATGAG CTTAATGAAGTCGATTCACAGTTGGAAGAACTCAGGGACATGGTAGTCAAAAAGTGCAG AAAAATATCGCTCGAGGAGAAAAGAAACATTGGAATAGGTCTCAGTAAGTTGCGTCCTGAAGATCTCACTAAGGCACTGGAAATGGTTGCCAAAACGAATTCAAAATTTGTGCTGAGAGATGAGGACCTGGAACTTGATATAGATGCCATG AGTGAATCCACTTTATGGAGGctaaaattttttgtcaaagATGCATTGAGAGTGCAAGGCAGGGGTTCAAGCAATTGTGAAGAGAATAAAGCTGACAACCGAAAGCCCGCCACCAAGCTTAGCAACAACCCGGTTTCCAAAACGAAGAAAGATACCTCTAATGCTCTTGCCAATACTGCCAAAAAACGGAATAAGATGCCTGCACCTTAG
- the LOC113763781 gene encoding beta-taxilin isoform X4: MMTLIWLRRKVKKQRRWWRDQKMLNPVVEMHKSRKIVKILENVHKLIARGCLHQEMLKTTKKQSEATEGKRKNAKRTFKSEKEFLEFTLKYQHVLAERDSAIAVRDKLESLCRELQRQNKTLMDECRRVSTESQNLRQDLSNKFQDAIKEVSNKLDEQKDECLSQLKENEMLKYKLKELADQYALSEQQHAQKLKQKELELQLADLKLKQHEEKLVQEQSQMKLYAEQVSHLLATEKNLRLQLTADGDKFQQFQEALMKSNEVFETFKQEIEKMAKSIKELKKENAFLKNKCEKSDISLIELVEERELLKKQLERTRNQKEKLEALCRSLQAERKANSTGSSSSDAVSV, translated from the exons ATGATGACCTTGATTTGGTTGAGGAGAAAAGTGAAGAAGCAACGGCGGTGGTGGCGGGATCAGAAAATGCTGAATCCAGTCGTGGAAATGCACAAGTCGAGGAAGATTgtcaaaattctggaaaat GTCCACAAGTTGATAGCAAGGGGATGTCTTCATCAGGAAATGctgaaaacaacaaaaaagcaGTCA GAGGCTACTGAAGGGAAACGTAAGAATGCCAAGCGCACATTTAAATCAGAAAAGGAGTTTCTGGAGTTCACTTTAAAGTATCAACACGTTCTTGCTGAAAGAGATTCTG CCATTGCTGTTCGAGATAAACTTGAGTCACTGTGTCGAGAATTGCAACGTCAGAACAAAACGCTGATG GATGAATGCAGACGTGTGTCCACAGAGAGTCAGAATTTGAGACAAGATCTGTCAAACAAGTTCCAAGATGCCATTAAA GAAGTAAGCAATAAGCTGGATGAACAGAAAGATGAATGTCTGTCTCAGTTGAAAGAAAATGAGAT GCTAAAATACAAGTTGAAAGAACTTGCTGACCAATATGCACTATCTGAACAGCAACATGCCCAGAAG TTGAAGCAAAAGGAACTTGAACTTCAGCTTGCTGATTTAAAACTTAAGCAACATGAGGAGAAATTGGTCCAGGAACAGTCACAGATGAAATTGTATGCTGAGCAGGTGTCACATCTATTAGCAactgaaaaaaatttgagattaCAGTTGACAGCTGATGGAGACAAATTCCAGCAATTCCAG GAAGCATTGATGAAAAGCAATGAGGTCTTTGAAACATTCAAGCAAGAAATAGAGAAG ATGGCCAAATCAATTAAGGAACTTAAAAAGGAAAACGCATTCTTGAAGAACAAATGTGAGAAATCAGATATATCTCTCATAGAGCTTGTTGAGGAG CGTGAACTCCTAAAGAAACAGCTGGAGAGAACAAGGAACCAGAAGGAAAAACTGGAGGCTTTATGCAGGTCACTTCAAGCAGAGAGAAAAGCAAATTCCACTGGGAGCAGCAGCTCAGACGCAGTTTCAGTTTAG
- the LOC113756161 gene encoding uncharacterized protein LOC113756161: MENKGNTTWEYFGEEEEEEAEDTLSFCNLNIQEYKECSVLQSPRDSSAQDLFEFFSDERSPEFFSAPDVVFCGKLMHENRDDQLNEYQKRDYLTMVRSHSFRPSSRDEKDRSTATKSLVSRQISSSKSRVGSIYRVQNVNISGLTSMSKKSRRRMFMFGPVKFKPEMELSAIKERQGRRSTTSTTMSPPTQVKDGGKAVVRSGGKAAPAADKGKRSGTWNMVRSLRGKGHLTAVLARSFGCIPAAASVGKYLPVAN, encoded by the coding sequence atggaaaacaaaggaaacacTACTTGGGAATActttggagaagaagaagaagaagaagcggAGGACACTCTTTCTTTCTGCAACCTCAACATACAAGAATACAAAGAATGCTCCGTCCTTCAAAGCCCTAGAGATTCCTCAGCTCAGGATTTGTTTGAGTTCTTCAGCGATGAACGAAGCCCTGAATTTTTCAGCGCCCCAGATGTCGTTTTCTGCGGGAAACTCATGCATGAGAACCGAGATGATCAGCTCAATGAGTATCAAAAGAGAGACTATCTAACCATGGTCAGATCCCACTCTTTTCGTCCTTCTTCTCGTGATGAAAAGGACCGTTCTACGGCGACAAAAAGCTTGGTTTCTCGCCAGATTTCGAGTTCTAAGTCTCGCGTGGGTTCAATCTATCGTGTGCAGAATGTGAACATATCTGGTTTGACTTCCATGTCAAAGAAGTCCAGAAGAAGAATGTTCATGTTTGGACCAGTCAAGTTCAAGCCAGAAATGGAGCTGAGTGCTATTAAGGAGAGGCAAGGCCGTCGTTCGACTACTAGTACCACCATGTCGCCGCCAACGCAGGTAAAGGATGGCGGAAAGGCGGTGGTCAGAAGTGGTGGGAAGGCGGCACCAGCAGCAGATAAGGGAAAGAGGAGTGGCACCTGGAATATGGTGAGGTCGTTGCGGGGCAAAGGCCACCTCACTGCCGTGTTGGCCAGGTCGTTCGGGTGCATTCCAGCTGCTGCTAGTGTGGGAAAATACCTTCCAGTGGCCAATTAG
- the LOC113763781 gene encoding beta-taxilin isoform X2, which produces MENPNPTMSPNPDANQLPEADSLPDGFVESSSTVDQLGPETPKTEDEDKEPEPIDYKEEKLVDPNLRPQLVGDDDLDLVEEKSEEATAVVAGSENAESSRGNAQVEEDCQNSGKCPQVDSKGMSSSGNAENNKKAEATEGKRKNAKRTFKSEKEFLEFTLKYQHVLAERDSAIAVRDKLESLCRELQRQNKTLMDECRRVSTESQNLRQDLSNKFQDAIKEVSNKLDEQKDECLSQLKENEMLKYKLKELADQYALSEQQHAQKLKQKELELQLADLKLKQHEEKLVQEQSQMKLYAEQVSHLLATEKNLRLQLTADGDKFQQFQEALMKSNEVFETFKQEIEKMAKSIKELKKENAFLKNKCEKSDISLIELVEERELLKKQLERTRNQKEKLEALCRSLQAERKANSTGSSSSDAVSV; this is translated from the exons ATGGAGAATCCCAATCCGACTATGAGCCCTAACCCTGACGCGAATCAGCTTCCGGAGGCAGATTCCTTGCCTGATGGGTTTGTGGAGAGCTCCTCGACAGTCGACCAGCTGGGCCCGGAAACTCCAAAGACTGAGGACGAAGACAAGGAGCCGGAACCGATTGATTATAAGGAGGAAAAATTAGTGGATCCCAATTTGAGGCCTCAGTTAGTGGGTGATGATGACCTTGATTTGGTTGAGGAGAAAAGTGAAGAAGCAACGGCGGTGGTGGCGGGATCAGAAAATGCTGAATCCAGTCGTGGAAATGCACAAGTCGAGGAAGATTgtcaaaattctggaaaat GTCCACAAGTTGATAGCAAGGGGATGTCTTCATCAGGAAATGctgaaaacaacaaaaaagca GAGGCTACTGAAGGGAAACGTAAGAATGCCAAGCGCACATTTAAATCAGAAAAGGAGTTTCTGGAGTTCACTTTAAAGTATCAACACGTTCTTGCTGAAAGAGATTCTG CCATTGCTGTTCGAGATAAACTTGAGTCACTGTGTCGAGAATTGCAACGTCAGAACAAAACGCTGATG GATGAATGCAGACGTGTGTCCACAGAGAGTCAGAATTTGAGACAAGATCTGTCAAACAAGTTCCAAGATGCCATTAAA GAAGTAAGCAATAAGCTGGATGAACAGAAAGATGAATGTCTGTCTCAGTTGAAAGAAAATGAGAT GCTAAAATACAAGTTGAAAGAACTTGCTGACCAATATGCACTATCTGAACAGCAACATGCCCAGAAG TTGAAGCAAAAGGAACTTGAACTTCAGCTTGCTGATTTAAAACTTAAGCAACATGAGGAGAAATTGGTCCAGGAACAGTCACAGATGAAATTGTATGCTGAGCAGGTGTCACATCTATTAGCAactgaaaaaaatttgagattaCAGTTGACAGCTGATGGAGACAAATTCCAGCAATTCCAG GAAGCATTGATGAAAAGCAATGAGGTCTTTGAAACATTCAAGCAAGAAATAGAGAAG ATGGCCAAATCAATTAAGGAACTTAAAAAGGAAAACGCATTCTTGAAGAACAAATGTGAGAAATCAGATATATCTCTCATAGAGCTTGTTGAGGAG CGTGAACTCCTAAAGAAACAGCTGGAGAGAACAAGGAACCAGAAGGAAAAACTGGAGGCTTTATGCAGGTCACTTCAAGCAGAGAGAAAAGCAAATTCCACTGGGAGCAGCAGCTCAGACGCAGTTTCAGTTTAG
- the LOC113762637 gene encoding transcription factor GTE6 isoform X2, protein MEKVDVSNLRARNAEVVGTDAEMDKVKHSVDKLSMEVDNLDQRVNEVERFYSSKSVNQPSTSWSTSSRNNKDRERYAPSFKKLQQDASRREAAAAKRMQDLMRQFGSILRQITQHKWAWPFMQPVDVEGLGLDDYYEVIDRPMDFSTIKNQMEAKDGTGYKHVREICADVRLVFTNAMKYNDEKSDVHGMAKTLLAKFEEKWLQLLPKVIEEETRREEEEAEAQLNMQLAKQAAHAKTARDLSNELNEVDSQLEELRDMVVKKCRKISLEEKRNIGIGLSKLRPEDLTKALEMVAKTNSKFVLRDEDLELDIDAMSESTLWRLKFFVKDALRVQGRGSSNCEENKADNRKPATKLSNNPVSKTKKDTSNALANTAKKRNKMPAP, encoded by the exons ATGGAAAAAGTGGATGTATCAAACCTGCGTGCTAGGAATGCAGAGGTGGTAGGTACTGATGCTGAAATGGATAAGGTCAAGCACAGTGTTGATAAGCTATCCATGGAAGTTGACAAC CTTGATCAAAGAGTGAATGAAGTTGAGCGGTTTTACTCAAGTAAAAGCGTAAATCAGCCAAGCACGTCCTGGAGTACCTCTTCAAGGAACAATAAAGATAGGGAAAGATATGCGCCCAGCTTTAAGAAGCTACAACAGGATGCGTCACGCAGAGAAGCAGCTGCTGCAAAGAGAATGCAAGACCTTATGCGCCAGTTTGGATCGATACTACGTCAG ATCACTCAGCACAAGTGGGCGTGGCCATTTATGCAGCCTGTTGATGTTGAAGGGCTGGGCTTGGATGACTACTACGAG GTCATTGACAGGCCCATGGATTTTAGTACAATAAAGAATCAAATGGAGGCCAAGGATGGTACGGGTTACAAGCATGTTCGTGAGATATGTGCAGATGTGAGGTTGGTGTTCACAAATGCGATGAAGTACAATGATGAAAAGAGTGATGTTCATGGGATGGCCAAAACATTGTTGGCAAAGTTTGAGGAGAAGTGGCTACAATTGTTACCAAAAGTCATTGAGGAG GAAACGAGACGTGAAGAGGAGGAAGCAGAGGCACAGTTGAATATGCAGCTTGCTAAGCAGGCAGCTCATGCCAAAACAGCTAGAGATTTAAGCAATGAG CTTAATGAAGTCGATTCACAGTTGGAAGAACTCAGGGACATGGTAGTCAAAAAGTGCAG AAAAATATCGCTCGAGGAGAAAAGAAACATTGGAATAGGTCTCAGTAAGTTGCGTCCTGAAGATCTCACTAAGGCACTGGAAATGGTTGCCAAAACGAATTCAAAATTTGTGCTGAGAGATGAGGACCTGGAACTTGATATAGATGCCATG AGTGAATCCACTTTATGGAGGctaaaattttttgtcaaagATGCATTGAGAGTGCAAGGCAGGGGTTCAAGCAATTGTGAAGAGAATAAAGCTGACAACCGAAAGCCCGCCACCAAGCTTAGCAACAACCCGGTTTCCAAAACGAAGAAAGATACCTCTAATGCTCTTGCCAATACTGCCAAAAAACGGAATAAGATGCCTGCACCTTAG
- the LOC113763781 gene encoding alpha-taxilin isoform X1 yields MENPNPTMSPNPDANQLPEADSLPDGFVESSSTVDQLGPETPKTEDEDKEPEPIDYKEEKLVDPNLRPQLVGDDDLDLVEEKSEEATAVVAGSENAESSRGNAQVEEDCQNSGKSNSDISGPQVDSKGMSSSGNAENNKKAEATEGKRKNAKRTFKSEKEFLEFTLKYQHVLAERDSAIAVRDKLESLCRELQRQNKTLMDECRRVSTESQNLRQDLSNKFQDAIKEVSNKLDEQKDECLSQLKENEMLKYKLKELADQYALSEQQHAQKLKQKELELQLADLKLKQHEEKLVQEQSQMKLYAEQVSHLLATEKNLRLQLTADGDKFQQFQEALMKSNEVFETFKQEIEKMAKSIKELKKENAFLKNKCEKSDISLIELVEERELLKKQLERTRNQKEKLEALCRSLQAERKANSTGSSSSDAVSV; encoded by the exons ATGGAGAATCCCAATCCGACTATGAGCCCTAACCCTGACGCGAATCAGCTTCCGGAGGCAGATTCCTTGCCTGATGGGTTTGTGGAGAGCTCCTCGACAGTCGACCAGCTGGGCCCGGAAACTCCAAAGACTGAGGACGAAGACAAGGAGCCGGAACCGATTGATTATAAGGAGGAAAAATTAGTGGATCCCAATTTGAGGCCTCAGTTAGTGGGTGATGATGACCTTGATTTGGTTGAGGAGAAAAGTGAAGAAGCAACGGCGGTGGTGGCGGGATCAGAAAATGCTGAATCCAGTCGTGGAAATGCACAAGTCGAGGAAGATTgtcaaaattctggaaaat CTAATAGTGATATCTCAGGTCCACAAGTTGATAGCAAGGGGATGTCTTCATCAGGAAATGctgaaaacaacaaaaaagca GAGGCTACTGAAGGGAAACGTAAGAATGCCAAGCGCACATTTAAATCAGAAAAGGAGTTTCTGGAGTTCACTTTAAAGTATCAACACGTTCTTGCTGAAAGAGATTCTG CCATTGCTGTTCGAGATAAACTTGAGTCACTGTGTCGAGAATTGCAACGTCAGAACAAAACGCTGATG GATGAATGCAGACGTGTGTCCACAGAGAGTCAGAATTTGAGACAAGATCTGTCAAACAAGTTCCAAGATGCCATTAAA GAAGTAAGCAATAAGCTGGATGAACAGAAAGATGAATGTCTGTCTCAGTTGAAAGAAAATGAGAT GCTAAAATACAAGTTGAAAGAACTTGCTGACCAATATGCACTATCTGAACAGCAACATGCCCAGAAG TTGAAGCAAAAGGAACTTGAACTTCAGCTTGCTGATTTAAAACTTAAGCAACATGAGGAGAAATTGGTCCAGGAACAGTCACAGATGAAATTGTATGCTGAGCAGGTGTCACATCTATTAGCAactgaaaaaaatttgagattaCAGTTGACAGCTGATGGAGACAAATTCCAGCAATTCCAG GAAGCATTGATGAAAAGCAATGAGGTCTTTGAAACATTCAAGCAAGAAATAGAGAAG ATGGCCAAATCAATTAAGGAACTTAAAAAGGAAAACGCATTCTTGAAGAACAAATGTGAGAAATCAGATATATCTCTCATAGAGCTTGTTGAGGAG CGTGAACTCCTAAAGAAACAGCTGGAGAGAACAAGGAACCAGAAGGAAAAACTGGAGGCTTTATGCAGGTCACTTCAAGCAGAGAGAAAAGCAAATTCCACTGGGAGCAGCAGCTCAGACGCAGTTTCAGTTTAG
- the LOC113762196 gene encoding uncharacterized protein LOC113762196 produces the protein MARTALLHLVRSQTHQHLKSTNFHSGCNLSRLGTLLQTSRPSSGIQPTAIQRRWFSTEDDNKLSIGPQKGGESGKDEKDSGVVYYGPISNTVKKVKLLSLSTCCLSVSLGPVITFMTSPEMNVILKGAVASSVIFLSASTTAALHWFVSPYVHKLRWQPGSDSFEVEMMSWLATYIPKTIKFADIRPPETNRPFVTFKANGKFYFIDAEHCHNKALLAKLTPQKPTHDSAFKNL, from the exons ATGGCAAGAACTGCACTGCTTCATTTGGTCCGCTCTCAAACCCATCAGCATCTCAAATCAACGAACTTCCACTCAG GTTGTAATTTGAGTAGACTTGGTACATTGCTGCAGACATCCAGACCCTCCAGTGGCATACAGCCCACTGCTATCCAGAGACGATGGTTTTCCACTGAGGATGATAACAAGCTCAGCATAGGTcctcaaaaagggggagaatctGGAAAAGATGAAAAGGACTCGGGGGTGGTTTACTATGGTCCTATATCAAATACCGTAAAGAAAGTGAAGCTTCTATCTCTTTCCACCTGCTGCCTCTCTGTTTCTTTGGGCCCTGTCATCACCTTCATGACATCTCCCGAAATGAATGTGATTTTGAAGGGTGCTGTGGCATCTTCTGTTATCTTCCTTAGTGCCTCTACAACTGCTGCCCTTCACTGGTTTGTGAGCCCTTACGTGCACAAACTCAGATGGCAACCTGGTTCTGACAGCTTTGAAGTGGAGATGATGTCATGGCTGGCAACTTATATTCCAAAAACGATCAAATTTGCAGATATCAGGCCACCGGAGACCAATAGGCCGTTTGTGACATTTAAGGCCAACGGTAAATTCTACTTTATTGATGCTGAGCACTGTCATAACAAGGCAttattggcaaagttgactccACAGAAACCAACTCATGACTCGGCCTTCAAGAACTTGTGA
- the LOC113763788 gene encoding general transcription factor IIF subunit 2 yields the protein MAEKTTIAPNSTTNSYTCIENSNNNGVMRNGQLETSKAERHVWLMKCPPLVSRSLNQHHPHPHDYSSSSSSSTTSSSLSFSSSSDGPIAKVVVAVDPLLPNDDFSSTQFTMELAGAESGNIPKCYSMDMSTDFIPMSVFSESAQGKVSVEGKIYHKFDMKPHGKTIEDYGKLCRERTTKYMTKTRQIQVIDDDSGQHLRPMPGLFGLKASGPQEKRKMPVKSSELKRTRRDRNEMEEIMFKLFERQPNWTLKQLVQETDQPEQFLKDMLKLLCVYNNKGSNQGTYELKPEYKKSEDEPNSK from the exons ATGGCGGAGAAAACCACCATCGCCCCTAACTCCACCACCAACAGTTATACTTGCATTGAAAACAGCAACAATAACGGGGTTATGAGGAATGGGCAGTTGGAGACGAGCAAAGCGGAGAGACACGTCTGGCTAATGAAATGCCCTCCCCTCGTTTCTCGTTCTTTGAACCAACATCATCCTCATCCTCATGActactcttcttcttcttcctcttctacCACTTCGTCATCGTTGTCATTTTCGTCTTCTTCTGATGGGCCTATTGCTAAAGTCGTCGTCGCCGTCGACCCTTTACTCCCCAACGACGACTTCTCTTCTACTCAG TTCACTATGGAATTGGCTGGCGCGGAATCTGGAAACATTCCCAAGTGCTATTCCATGGACATGTCAACGGATTTTATTCCAATGTCTGTATTCTCCGAGTCAGCTCAAG GAAAGGTTTCTGTGGAAGGGAAAATCTATCACAAATTTGACATGAAGCCTCACGGTAAAACCATTGAGGACTATGGAAAATTATGCCGTGAGAGGACAACCAAATACATGACAAAAACTAGACAGATACAG GTTATTGACGATGATAGTGGTCAGCATTTAAGGCCTATGCCTGGATTGTTTGGTCTAAAGGCTTCAGGACCTCAA GAGAAGAGGAAAATGCCAGTTAAGAGTTCAGAGTTGAAAAGAACAAGAAGGGACCGTAATGAAATGGAAGAGATCATGTTCAAGCTCTTTGAAAGGCAACCAAATTGGACACTAAAACAACTTGTTCAGGAAACAGACCAACCAGAG CAATTTCTGAAAGACATGCTTAAACTTCTCTGCGTATATAATAACAAGGGATCAAATCAAGGCACTTATGAGCTGAAGCCCGAGTACAAGAAATCTGAAGATGAGCCGAACTCCAAGTAG